The following coding sequences lie in one Alicyclobacillus curvatus genomic window:
- the thiI gene encoding tRNA 4-thiouridine(8) synthase ThiI produces the protein MIEQVIIRYGEISLKGKNRSDFEQRLLINLRRAVADMPSVRLHKSGGRILAALGGADLEVVERRLTNVFGVISLSPVEVCPLTIDDMTAAAVSILRSEHESRAATFKIEVKRTNKQFPLNSLEVAAEVGGRVLDALENLTVNVHHPDSTIFVEVREDGAYVFGTKLPAVGGLPVGSAGRVGLLLSGGIDSPVAGWLSLKRGAELEAIHFHSFPFTSQRALDKVETLAQILANWAGRVRLHTVHFTDVQTEIRKHCPESLGITIMRRMMVRIAAEIARERKLLALVTGESLGQVASQTLESIRTINAVTNLPILRPLITEDKVDIVKRARHIGTYETSILPYEDCCTIFVPKSPRTRPRVEEAEQAEAGLDVSNLVKEAVRRTTLKTYVAEEFVESALPVV, from the coding sequence ATGATTGAGCAAGTCATTATTCGATACGGTGAAATCAGTTTAAAGGGGAAAAACCGCTCGGACTTCGAGCAGCGCCTATTGATTAATCTGAGACGAGCGGTGGCGGACATGCCGAGCGTCCGTTTGCATAAATCGGGTGGACGGATTCTCGCTGCACTCGGCGGGGCAGACCTCGAAGTCGTAGAGCGCAGACTCACAAACGTGTTTGGGGTCATCTCACTAAGCCCTGTTGAGGTATGCCCTTTGACCATCGATGATATGACTGCTGCTGCGGTCAGCATTCTTCGTTCTGAACATGAGAGCCGCGCTGCAACCTTTAAGATTGAAGTGAAACGGACGAACAAGCAATTTCCGCTGAACTCTCTCGAGGTGGCGGCCGAGGTCGGAGGTCGTGTGCTTGACGCACTCGAAAACCTGACTGTGAATGTTCATCATCCAGACAGCACAATCTTCGTTGAAGTCCGCGAGGATGGCGCCTACGTTTTTGGCACCAAACTGCCGGCCGTGGGTGGGTTGCCTGTTGGGTCTGCGGGCCGTGTTGGACTGTTGTTGTCAGGCGGCATTGACAGTCCGGTTGCGGGTTGGTTGAGTTTGAAGCGAGGTGCAGAACTCGAAGCGATTCATTTTCACAGTTTTCCTTTCACGAGCCAAAGGGCCCTTGATAAAGTTGAGACGCTAGCACAAATTCTCGCCAATTGGGCGGGCCGCGTACGTCTGCACACGGTGCACTTTACTGACGTGCAGACAGAGATTCGCAAGCATTGCCCGGAGTCTCTTGGCATCACCATCATGCGCCGAATGATGGTTCGGATTGCAGCGGAGATTGCCCGCGAACGAAAACTTCTGGCCCTTGTCACGGGGGAGAGCCTTGGACAAGTGGCGAGCCAGACACTCGAAAGCATCCGCACGATTAATGCGGTGACGAATCTACCGATACTCAGGCCGCTCATTACGGAGGACAAAGTCGACATCGTAAAGAGGGCACGCCACATCGGAACGTATGAGACATCGATTCTGCCCTATGAGGATTGCTGTACCATCTTTGTGCCAAAGAGTCCCCGAACGCGACCGAGGGTGGAAGAAGCTGAACAGGCTGAGGCTGGTCTTGATGTTTCAAATTTGGTCAAGGAGGCCGTCCGCAGGACAACACTGAAGACGTATGTTGCGGAAGAATTTGTTGAATCTGCGTTGCCGGTGGTTTGA
- a CDS encoding aminotransferase class I/II-fold pyridoxal phosphate-dependent enzyme produces the protein MPGPKTSSHSGEHDDSKSVSVRPETTPLYTASVYTFPTLDDVRSYYADSSSTYLYRRNGNPNTRQVENMIASLEGTEAAVLAASGMAAIAQGCFALLQPGDSVLATEVLYGGTYAFFEQVLRPWGVDIKYVDVNDISALSEAMTSSVRMIYAETIANPLLQVTNLDTLGQFTAENHLYLVVDNTFATPALTQPTSYGSTLVVHSLTKYLNGHSDVIGGVACGSKAIIDRVRRFSETFGGVLSPYDAWMTERGLQTFEIRVKQQFDNAYQVAAALLEHKAIQKVYYPGLETHETHAVAKHILKGGFGAMVSFDLVGGEPAANAFVRACGSIPFAPSLGGVKTTISHPALTSHRAFSPEERLRLGITDGVIRLSVGIEPFERIWQDISQGLEAAMAY, from the coding sequence ATGCCAGGACCGAAGACTAGCAGCCACAGTGGAGAACATGACGACTCGAAATCTGTGTCCGTTCGACCTGAAACAACACCTCTCTACACCGCATCTGTCTACACGTTCCCCACACTCGACGATGTACGCAGCTATTATGCCGATTCGAGTTCAACATATCTCTACCGCCGAAATGGTAACCCAAACACCCGCCAGGTCGAAAACATGATAGCTTCCCTGGAAGGTACAGAAGCAGCGGTTCTCGCCGCATCCGGCATGGCAGCAATCGCGCAAGGGTGCTTCGCACTATTACAACCGGGCGACTCTGTGCTGGCAACAGAAGTCTTATATGGGGGCACGTATGCATTTTTCGAACAAGTACTTCGTCCATGGGGTGTCGACATAAAGTACGTGGATGTGAACGACATCAGTGCCTTGTCAGAAGCCATGACAAGTTCTGTAAGGATGATTTACGCGGAGACTATCGCCAACCCGCTGCTACAGGTCACGAATCTTGACACACTCGGCCAATTTACTGCAGAGAACCATCTCTATCTCGTCGTGGACAACACGTTTGCCACGCCGGCCCTCACGCAACCGACCAGCTACGGAAGTACACTTGTTGTGCACAGCTTGACCAAGTATCTGAACGGACACAGCGATGTCATCGGTGGCGTCGCCTGTGGCAGTAAAGCCATCATTGACCGGGTGCGTCGGTTCTCTGAGACCTTCGGCGGCGTGCTCTCCCCGTACGATGCGTGGATGACAGAAAGGGGCCTGCAAACCTTCGAAATTCGCGTCAAACAGCAGTTTGACAATGCGTATCAAGTCGCAGCAGCACTCCTTGAACACAAAGCAATTCAAAAAGTATATTATCCTGGACTCGAGACGCACGAAACGCACGCCGTCGCCAAGCACATCCTGAAAGGCGGTTTTGGCGCAATGGTCTCGTTTGATTTGGTTGGAGGGGAACCTGCGGCGAATGCATTTGTCCGTGCTTGCGGCTCGATTCCGTTTGCCCCGTCGCTTGGCGGTGTGAAAACCACGATTTCGCACCCAGCGCTGACGTCTCACCGCGCCTTTTCACCCGAAGAGCGGTTGCGGCTTGGCATCACGGACGGCGTCATCCGGCTGTCCGTCGGTATTGAGCCATTCGAACGGATATGGCAGGACATTTCTCAAGGGCTGGAAGCCGCAATGGCGTATTAA
- a CDS encoding RsfA family transcriptional regulator yields MRQDAWTTEDDSALAEVVLKHIRDGSTQLAGFNEASRRLGRTAAACGFRWNACVRKQYRKQIELAKEDRKEKKSQKIQAQLEGGDYDHPTATLMSWAQVLRFLRQEKNTAQQWASRWRAAQRESNEWKAKYDGLNREASQTREELQRLRRDYETMAQDHRALVDIVERARKAAFLDGDDMSAGFIYRIDEYGNLERVNPDDRQQQAE; encoded by the coding sequence ATGCGACAGGATGCCTGGACAACGGAGGATGACTCCGCGCTGGCAGAGGTTGTGCTCAAGCACATCCGGGATGGGAGCACCCAGTTGGCAGGATTCAACGAGGCAAGTCGACGTCTCGGAAGAACTGCAGCGGCTTGCGGATTTCGCTGGAATGCTTGTGTACGCAAGCAATACAGAAAACAGATAGAACTGGCTAAGGAAGACCGGAAAGAGAAGAAGTCGCAAAAGATCCAAGCGCAACTGGAAGGCGGAGACTATGACCACCCAACGGCTACGTTGATGAGTTGGGCGCAGGTGCTGCGCTTTCTTCGACAGGAAAAAAACACTGCGCAGCAATGGGCTTCGAGATGGCGTGCAGCACAGCGTGAAAGCAATGAATGGAAGGCCAAATATGACGGCCTGAACAGGGAGGCGTCTCAAACGCGCGAAGAGTTGCAGCGCTTGCGGCGCGATTACGAGACCATGGCACAAGACCACCGTGCCTTGGTGGACATCGTCGAGCGTGCACGAAAGGCAGCATTTCTCGACGGCGATGACATGTCCGCGGGTTTTATCTACCGAATCGATGAATACGGTAACTTGGAACGCGTGAATCCGGATGATCGGCAGCAACAGGCAGAGTGA
- a CDS encoding DUF3055 domain-containing protein, translated as MEDWILYDDTEHTSTRYVGYAGEHSRFDLAITTTAHFYGKTLVTLIQTGRTAILSQDEAADVGYLMHAFNVTKDEEATELSEFLTSNLL; from the coding sequence ATGGAAGACTGGATTTTGTACGATGACACAGAACACACATCCACGCGGTATGTCGGATACGCAGGAGAGCACAGTCGCTTCGACTTGGCGATTACGACAACCGCGCATTTCTACGGCAAAACACTCGTCACGCTCATCCAAACCGGCCGAACCGCGATATTGAGCCAAGATGAAGCCGCAGACGTCGGTTATTTGATGCATGCGTTCAACGTTACCAAAGACGAGGAAGCCACCGAGCTTTCTGAGTTCCTCACTTCCAATCTGCTTTAA
- a CDS encoding SAM-dependent methyltransferase: MSSFENDSTASAASTLDLWRSLCEAADDDGLLSFRQYMDIALYGPGGYYQRQVRLGRAGADFYTAAQFPLFGLTLGRYIYQLWQRSERRAMPSIVEFGPGQGELAYWVCTYLLSVLGEQDTGAGRLEYSLVERSDYLRQVQKQRLAPLSERIDFNWLEPYDVGRLNGEAEHAFVIANELLDALPVERVRRAKDGFEQGFVHVAGVARPDAPLKEVFLPADERLRELAQKYTPVPQSHSAEVCRDYDEVFRACASLAREIDGVLFDYGIFAHEWKAGIRPQGTLRAFRKHTLANVLHQPGEADITADVNWDLARDAASCAGVLVEDILTQGSFLMRNGIMDVAMELTQQNGSTPLSRELGHGESKAGLSTTSALKQLVLPGGMGERFSAFVFTKRGGSGEQRC; encoded by the coding sequence ATGTCATCCTTCGAAAATGACTCGACGGCGTCGGCTGCTTCGACGCTTGACTTATGGCGAAGCTTGTGTGAAGCAGCAGACGATGACGGTTTACTTAGCTTTCGACAATACATGGACATTGCGCTGTACGGCCCTGGTGGATATTATCAGCGGCAGGTCAGATTGGGACGAGCGGGCGCTGATTTCTATACGGCCGCTCAGTTTCCCTTGTTTGGTTTGACGCTCGGGCGCTACATATACCAGCTATGGCAGCGAAGTGAACGAAGGGCAATGCCGTCCATTGTCGAATTCGGACCCGGACAAGGTGAACTCGCATATTGGGTCTGCACGTATCTGTTGTCCGTCCTTGGCGAACAAGATACGGGCGCAGGGCGACTTGAGTACAGCTTGGTCGAACGATCCGATTACTTGCGACAGGTACAGAAACAGCGCTTGGCGCCACTTTCGGAGCGGATCGACTTTAATTGGCTGGAGCCCTATGATGTGGGGCGGCTGAACGGTGAAGCGGAGCATGCGTTTGTCATCGCGAACGAACTCCTCGACGCGCTCCCTGTGGAGCGTGTCCGCCGTGCCAAAGATGGGTTTGAACAGGGGTTTGTGCACGTTGCTGGGGTAGCACGGCCCGACGCGCCGCTCAAAGAGGTATTCCTTCCGGCAGACGAGAGGCTGAGGGAGTTGGCGCAGAAGTACACGCCTGTTCCGCAGAGTCACAGTGCCGAAGTCTGTCGCGATTATGATGAGGTGTTTCGCGCGTGCGCATCACTAGCGCGTGAAATTGACGGTGTGTTATTTGATTACGGGATATTTGCCCACGAATGGAAAGCGGGGATTCGTCCACAGGGTACGCTTCGTGCCTTTCGCAAGCACACCCTGGCAAATGTTCTTCATCAACCAGGCGAGGCAGACATAACTGCGGATGTCAACTGGGACCTGGCACGCGATGCAGCTAGCTGTGCAGGGGTCCTGGTTGAAGACATTTTGACACAGGGGTCTTTCCTGATGAGAAACGGTATTATGGACGTGGCAATGGAGCTCACGCAGCAAAACGGCAGCACTCCTTTGTCGCGGGAACTGGGGCATGGTGAGTCCAAAGCGGGTCTGTCTACGACATCCGCGCTTAAGCAGCTAGTCCTGCCGGGAGGTATGGGTGAACGCTTCTCGGCCTTTGTTTTCACCAAGCGGGGAGGGAGCGGTGAACAAAGGTGTTAA
- a CDS encoding DUF2892 domain-containing protein encodes MSTQPLAPSENAANYGQGSSGHFEIQPNIGKVDRYIRMTAGLFMLGSALTHRKSGFGNKALLVVGSMSLTEGILGWCPMMAMFGIRDTKGSVGEKESVAPNETSASRFGKTSSRSATEPAFDASRESSSHSSSESSSDASRESSSHPSEHAQRKLASHAREDRHGPFAGQDSKNRHEDDKWPSPSSAADYMEPTANQTEMDHEHRKDKQLEPDDVAFALNTSFQ; translated from the coding sequence GTGAGCACTCAGCCGCTTGCTCCATCGGAGAATGCCGCAAACTACGGACAGGGCTCCAGCGGGCATTTTGAAATCCAGCCAAACATTGGGAAGGTCGACCGTTACATTCGCATGACAGCAGGACTTTTCATGCTTGGTAGTGCTCTGACCCATCGGAAGTCGGGGTTCGGAAACAAGGCACTGCTTGTCGTTGGTTCAATGAGCCTCACAGAGGGAATTCTCGGATGGTGTCCGATGATGGCCATGTTTGGCATTCGGGATACAAAGGGTTCAGTTGGAGAGAAGGAATCAGTCGCGCCAAATGAAACCTCCGCGAGCCGTTTCGGCAAAACATCGTCACGTTCCGCAACGGAACCTGCGTTTGATGCGTCAAGGGAATCGTCGTCACATTCCTCAAGTGAGAGTTCCTCTGATGCGTCAAGAGAGTCGTCGTCACATCCAAGTGAACACGCTCAAAGGAAACTGGCAAGCCACGCACGCGAAGACAGGCACGGACCCTTTGCCGGTCAGGATTCAAAAAACCGGCACGAAGACGACAAATGGCCCTCTCCATCTAGTGCCGCAGACTACATGGAACCTACAGCAAACCAGACGGAGATGGACCACGAACACCGCAAAGACAAACAGTTGGAACCGGACGACGTTGCCTTCGCACTGAACACGTCGTTTCAGTAA
- a CDS encoding cysteine desulfurase, whose product MAVEVYLDNAATTPVLPAVKQALIEVLDIYGNPSSLHEQGAKAQRVLDQARTQMQRGLGLRTGKIIFTGGGTEANNTAIFGTVARHGRRGHHLVTTAIEHPSVLEAFRALERQGWSVSYVMPQSDGSVEASDILHAVTPETVLVSMMHVNNETGAVLPIEEVADGLSAFPKTLLHVDGIQGFGKVKTNLHSQNIHMYSVSGHKLGAPKGIGALYVRAGLDIHPLLYGGGQEFGLRSGTENIPGIHAFAVAAKLASDEQAEQEKRVFHLRTLLRDRLKHHPRCIVHEPRRVSPYILSVSFRLLKGEVLVHAMEMEGVYVSTGSACSTKGGRVAASHVLQAMHVSEEEITGTLRLSLARWTTEAEVLHAADVILKQVDWLYEVGGIHR is encoded by the coding sequence ATTGCAGTGGAAGTTTATCTGGATAACGCCGCAACAACACCCGTCTTGCCTGCGGTGAAACAAGCCCTCATTGAGGTGCTCGACATCTATGGAAATCCATCCTCGTTGCATGAACAGGGCGCCAAGGCTCAGCGCGTGCTTGACCAGGCGAGAACGCAGATGCAGCGTGGACTTGGGCTAAGAACCGGTAAAATTATCTTCACAGGCGGTGGCACGGAAGCCAATAACACCGCCATTTTTGGAACGGTAGCACGACATGGGCGTAGAGGTCACCACCTGGTCACGACGGCCATTGAACACCCGTCAGTGCTCGAAGCCTTCCGGGCTCTGGAAAGACAGGGATGGAGCGTAAGCTATGTCATGCCGCAATCGGATGGTTCCGTTGAGGCATCCGACATCCTTCATGCCGTTACGCCGGAGACGGTTTTGGTGAGCATGATGCACGTGAATAACGAAACAGGAGCCGTTCTTCCGATAGAAGAGGTTGCGGATGGACTGAGCGCATTTCCGAAGACACTGCTGCACGTTGATGGAATTCAGGGTTTCGGGAAAGTGAAGACCAATCTGCATTCGCAGAACATCCACATGTATTCCGTATCTGGGCATAAACTTGGTGCTCCAAAAGGTATCGGCGCACTATACGTGCGAGCAGGGCTCGATATCCATCCTTTGCTCTACGGGGGTGGTCAAGAATTTGGTCTCCGTTCTGGTACCGAAAACATTCCCGGTATTCACGCGTTTGCGGTGGCTGCAAAACTCGCAAGTGACGAGCAAGCCGAGCAGGAAAAGCGCGTATTCCATTTGCGAACGCTGTTGCGCGACCGGTTGAAGCACCATCCAAGGTGCATTGTTCACGAACCGAGACGGGTTTCTCCGTACATCTTAAGTGTGTCCTTTCGTTTGTTGAAGGGTGAAGTCCTGGTGCACGCCATGGAGATGGAAGGGGTGTATGTGTCGACCGGATCGGCCTGTTCAACCAAAGGCGGTCGGGTTGCTGCGAGTCATGTGCTGCAGGCGATGCACGTGTCGGAAGAGGAAATCACTGGCACGCTACGGTTGTCCTTGGCGCGTTGGACGACGGAAGCAGAAGTGCTGCACGCAGCGGACGTAATATTGAAACAAGTCGACTGGCTATATGAAGTAGGAGGCATTCATCGATGA
- a CDS encoding cysteine hydrolase family protein encodes MQVKGLRSVKKALVVLDVQSEFLGNTLDYIAPLCQRYINSAANDYDAIILTHWIYEEAEGKSKLLVQHPKAVIVEKRGYSGLTAETKTVFDERGIQEVHITGVDSEGAVLATMFSCFDAGYQVKILERLVTSYHGRNWESMMIARHILGPENVVNIGGDRVYV; translated from the coding sequence ATGCAGGTGAAGGGATTGAGGTCTGTGAAAAAGGCTTTAGTCGTCCTCGATGTACAGAGTGAGTTTCTTGGCAACACCCTGGACTACATAGCGCCTTTGTGTCAGCGGTATATCAACTCGGCCGCAAACGATTACGATGCCATCATTCTAACACATTGGATTTACGAGGAAGCGGAAGGAAAAAGCAAGCTTTTAGTGCAGCATCCAAAGGCTGTCATTGTCGAGAAGCGTGGGTATTCTGGGCTTACCGCAGAGACAAAAACGGTCTTTGACGAACGGGGCATTCAGGAAGTTCACATTACCGGCGTTGATTCCGAAGGAGCTGTGCTGGCAACGATGTTCTCGTGTTTTGACGCCGGCTACCAGGTGAAAATTCTCGAGCGGCTTGTAACGTCATATCATGGACGGAACTGGGAGTCAATGATGATTGCAAGACATATCCTCGGCCCGGAAAACGTTGTGAATATTGGTGGCGATCGCGTTTACGTGTAA
- the clpP gene encoding ATP-dependent Clp endopeptidase proteolytic subunit ClpP — protein sequence MSLIPYVVEQTSRGERSYDIYSRLLKDRIIFLGSAIDADVANAVVAQLLFLAAEDPDKDIQMYINSPGGSVSAGLAIYDTMQHVKPAVSTICVGLAASMGAVLLTAGEAGKRFALPNAEIMIHQPLGGARGQASDIQIHAEHILKTRQRLNQILSERSGKPLEQVEKDTDRDRFMSADEAKAYGLIDDVILRK from the coding sequence ATGAGTCTCATCCCGTACGTAGTCGAGCAAACCAGCCGTGGCGAACGCAGTTACGATATCTACTCACGGCTGCTGAAAGACAGAATCATTTTTCTCGGAAGTGCCATTGATGCCGATGTAGCGAATGCTGTTGTGGCGCAATTGCTATTTCTCGCGGCGGAAGACCCAGACAAGGACATTCAAATGTACATTAACAGTCCAGGCGGGTCTGTATCTGCGGGATTGGCTATCTACGATACGATGCAGCATGTCAAACCGGCTGTTTCAACCATTTGTGTAGGCCTCGCTGCCAGCATGGGGGCTGTACTCCTTACAGCTGGTGAGGCGGGTAAGCGCTTTGCGCTCCCAAACGCGGAGATTATGATTCACCAACCTCTCGGGGGCGCGAGAGGACAAGCGTCGGATATTCAAATTCACGCGGAACATATCCTCAAGACACGCCAGCGCCTGAATCAAATTCTCAGCGAGCGAAGCGGGAAGCCGCTTGAACAGGTAGAGAAAGACACAGACAGAGACCGCTTTATGTCTGCAGATGAAGCAAAGGCGTATGGGTTGATTGACGATGTCATCCTTCGAAAATGA
- the gap gene encoding type I glyceraldehyde-3-phosphate dehydrogenase, whose amino-acid sequence MSVRVAINGFGRIGRMVYRRAMEMGDIDIVAVNGTADVDTCVHLLKYDSIHGTWRVPIVPLEDGFEVSGHFTRYFSTRNPEMLPWGDLDIDVVIEATGKFRTRETLEVHLQQGAKRVLLTAPAKSATDADVTMVLGVNDDAYNPKEHYLVSAASCTTNCLAPVVKVLHENFGLNHGMVTTVHSFTNDQNSLDNPHKDLRRARSCTESLIPTSTGAAKAIGLVLPELAGRLNGVSVRVPTPNVSLIDLVAELSQPVSAEAVNLALEEAANGVLRGVIGYTEEPLVSVDFYGDSRSAVVDGLSTMVIADTTVKVLAWYDNEWGYSCRVVDLARQMGLCEGHVDASPGSAYAETGMDSDLDETESFLRRVQSLA is encoded by the coding sequence ATGTCAGTCAGAGTCGCTATCAACGGGTTCGGCCGAATTGGCCGTATGGTTTACCGCCGCGCTATGGAAATGGGCGATATTGACATTGTGGCTGTCAACGGAACTGCGGACGTTGATACCTGCGTACATCTGCTCAAATATGATTCCATCCACGGAACCTGGCGCGTGCCAATTGTCCCGCTTGAGGATGGGTTTGAAGTGTCGGGCCATTTTACACGGTACTTCTCGACCCGAAATCCAGAAATGTTGCCGTGGGGTGATTTGGATATTGATGTGGTGATTGAAGCCACTGGAAAATTTCGTACCCGGGAAACCCTCGAGGTACACTTGCAGCAAGGTGCAAAAAGGGTTCTTCTGACGGCACCCGCTAAAAGTGCCACAGACGCTGACGTGACAATGGTCCTTGGCGTGAATGATGACGCCTACAATCCGAAGGAACATTACCTGGTGTCGGCCGCTTCCTGCACCACCAATTGTCTCGCCCCCGTGGTGAAGGTTCTACATGAAAATTTCGGACTGAATCACGGGATGGTCACAACGGTACATTCATTCACCAATGACCAGAACAGTCTCGACAATCCCCACAAAGACCTTCGACGAGCCAGGTCCTGTACAGAATCCCTGATTCCTACAAGCACGGGCGCTGCAAAAGCAATTGGGCTTGTGCTCCCCGAACTTGCAGGGCGGCTAAACGGCGTGTCTGTGCGCGTCCCGACGCCGAATGTGTCACTCATTGACTTGGTCGCTGAGCTGTCGCAGCCCGTATCTGCAGAGGCGGTCAATCTGGCTCTGGAAGAGGCCGCGAATGGGGTGCTTCGCGGTGTCATCGGGTACACCGAGGAACCGTTGGTATCGGTTGATTTTTACGGTGATAGCCGTTCAGCAGTAGTGGACGGGTTGTCAACAATGGTCATAGCGGACACAACGGTGAAGGTTCTGGCCTGGTACGACAACGAATGGGGATACTCCTGCCGCGTTGTTGACCTCGCCAGGCAGATGGGGCTGTGCGAGGGACACGTTGATGCTTCTCCTGGCAGCGCCTATGCCGAGACGGGGATGGATTCGGACCTCGACGAAACAGAGTCGTTTTTGCGGCGGGTCCAGTCTCTCGCCTAA
- a CDS encoding Ger(x)C family spore germination protein — translation MTVPLSASLLQISARLRPTVLWRTGFMRTRVTKWMICLWLGFMPLSLSGCYDRKELEQQAFVTVLGLDNGPGGTIDCTFELASPQSPDGGSASSATKSPNRVVVRAHSLAEALTVANASVERSLSFTHLTMIVFGQSLAQNGLGNLLQSLIRFREFRGTILLTLAKGKAQDLMQSFTPMLEKSPSRAAESVALVGQDLGIIPVTYLHDFTRELQTSNVDGLVPLFAINQAVKSDPKGQNPISPDVEPHLAAGTLPRSGGNPVEWSGSGVFRDDKLVDFLDGEQTRDVEMLRGKVRRTLITFTDPLDKQAHVGLALHAEDKPVYHVTLGKPVRIDITVPLEADIENTESSADYTQPKMRAKLEQSVGQQLDSELKTVLTRLLVEDAVDPVPISDHIRAQFTTDQQFTAYPWMQQVKQASIVIHTKLHIRRFGIQTIPLKKGT, via the coding sequence ATGACTGTTCCACTATCTGCATCGCTGTTGCAGATTTCGGCAAGACTACGTCCGACTGTGCTTTGGAGGACTGGTTTCATGCGCACGCGTGTTACGAAATGGATGATTTGTTTATGGCTTGGATTCATGCCTCTCTCGCTGTCTGGGTGTTACGACAGGAAGGAACTGGAGCAGCAGGCTTTTGTGACTGTACTCGGATTAGACAATGGGCCCGGCGGGACGATTGACTGTACGTTTGAACTGGCAAGCCCACAAAGCCCTGATGGGGGTTCTGCGAGTTCTGCCACCAAATCGCCAAACCGTGTGGTTGTTCGCGCGCACAGCTTGGCAGAAGCGTTGACGGTTGCCAATGCCAGCGTCGAACGCAGTCTGTCTTTCACACACTTAACAATGATTGTTTTTGGCCAGTCGCTGGCCCAAAATGGGCTCGGTAACCTGCTGCAGTCGTTGATTCGCTTTCGCGAGTTTCGCGGAACGATTTTGTTGACTCTCGCGAAGGGCAAAGCACAAGACCTGATGCAATCATTTACACCGATGCTTGAAAAGTCACCCTCCCGGGCTGCGGAAAGCGTGGCGTTGGTGGGACAGGACCTGGGCATTATCCCAGTGACATACTTACATGATTTCACACGTGAACTACAGACCAGCAACGTGGATGGGCTGGTGCCGTTGTTTGCCATTAATCAAGCCGTCAAGTCTGACCCGAAGGGACAGAACCCGATTTCACCAGATGTAGAGCCTCATTTGGCGGCTGGGACACTGCCGCGAAGCGGTGGAAATCCTGTAGAGTGGAGCGGGAGTGGAGTTTTTCGGGATGATAAATTGGTGGATTTTCTGGATGGGGAGCAGACGCGCGACGTGGAAATGCTTCGGGGCAAAGTGCGAAGGACACTGATTACTTTTACCGATCCTTTGGACAAACAGGCTCACGTCGGACTTGCATTGCACGCTGAGGACAAACCGGTCTATCACGTCACGCTTGGCAAGCCTGTTCGGATTGACATCACCGTACCGCTCGAAGCCGATATCGAGAACACGGAGTCAAGCGCCGATTACACCCAGCCAAAGATGCGCGCCAAGTTGGAACAATCTGTCGGTCAACAGCTTGACAGTGAGCTCAAAACGGTGCTGACGCGATTACTGGTAGAAGATGCTGTCGACCCAGTCCCCATCTCTGACCACATCCGCGCCCAGTTCACCACGGACCAGCAGTTCACGGCGTATCCATGGATGCAGCAAGTGAAGCAAGCAAGCATCGTCATCCACACCAAGTTGCACATTCGGAGATTTGGCATTCAGACAATTCCTCTCAAAAAGGGGACATGA
- a CDS encoding IDEAL domain-containing protein → MIAKEELLLLKTKILPQGGDIVLDYLTSRNQQVELTHIVLENVPLLIIGRHGMIARIPVNGSVQKVSKADEILQQLRSFFNHQETLYLFVNLPDIPVPSEVTELLKEVQARDARKEALRKEIDEALLTRDKDAFIRATNALNQLMSERRMSASPNRRFSV, encoded by the coding sequence ATGATTGCCAAAGAAGAACTGCTCCTGTTAAAGACGAAAATTCTTCCTCAGGGTGGGGATATCGTTCTCGACTACCTCACTTCTAGAAACCAACAAGTCGAACTGACACACATCGTGCTCGAAAACGTACCGTTGTTGATTATCGGACGACATGGCATGATTGCGCGAATCCCTGTGAACGGATCGGTCCAGAAAGTCAGCAAAGCGGACGAAATCCTGCAACAGTTGCGAAGTTTTTTTAACCATCAGGAGACACTGTACCTGTTCGTGAACCTTCCAGATATACCTGTTCCATCGGAAGTCACCGAATTGCTGAAGGAAGTGCAAGCTCGAGACGCCAGGAAGGAAGCCTTGCGTAAAGAGATCGATGAAGCACTGCTCACTCGTGACAAGGATGCCTTCATTCGGGCGACGAATGCGCTGAACCAACTGATGAGCGAGCGGCGTATGTCGGCTTCACCAAATCGGCGATTCAGCGTATAA